CCGATCTTCCTCATCAACCTGTACTTGCCGCCCACGATGAACTCATTCTTCACTATTGACATCGCTAACGACGCCATGTCACTAACTCTCCTCCGTCTGccttttctctttcctccACACTGTCTGGCTCGTCCCTTGCGCGGGGACCTCTACACTGCGGTGTAGTTTCGCACCtgctctccgtctctctcttcCACTCACGCTCTGCGTCCCGCAATCTCACCGCTTGCTCActccctctttctcctcctTTCTTCCAGccgtctctttctttctcgcgcgTAGTCGAGTCAAATTGAGATACGCACTGATGAGAGCTCAGCACTCTTTACCGACCGAATTCCGTTGGAGTTAAGATCACCGGGCTCGCGATGCGGTCGTTATTACGTGTCGGGCGAGTGGTCACTGGCGGCACGACAAGCCCCGTCGACAGTGCGCCGACATTTTCCCTTTCGCTATGGACACGAGATAGCAGCAACTGACGACGGTCCCGGAAGCTATACGTCACGCACCAGACGGCGGCCCACTGCCGCTCAATGAAGCTACTCGCGCGCGATGTCGCACGCGGACGACGATCGTACCGAGCGgtatgcgcgcgcgataaTCGGCGTATATTTCATTCGCGATCGTATCGCGTGTGCGGATAACCGCGTCGCTCGTCCAAGCGTTCCTCACATCCAACAACTGATCCGCGTGAAGTCGCTCGCTTGAGAACGAAGTACCTGCCGCTCAGGCCCGTAGCGCGCGTGACGAAATAACGGATCTTGAAAAAGCCGCGATATACAAAATTGTCGATGACGTcgattcaaaattttttgacgTTCACGACTGCGATAGCTTCGCGGCAACTGTTCGAACGAAACTTGTGGCTTACGACGCAAAAAATAGAAGCGGTGTTTCAGGTGAAATGAATGATAGAAACCTAAGATAGAGGTATCGAGCAGATTTACGACAATACAACTTGCGAACCCGGATCTTTATGAGAGATGTGGGTCAAAGAGTGCCGCTTTCACGTGGTTACGGCACTGGCGTACCGGAACCTCGTGCTACTTATTCGTATCTTTATAAGCTATTGTTTGAACGTGCCCAGCGCGGCTGTCCATCACATAAACATTCGACTGAGGCTCGTCCAGCGAATAACAATGCCAGCAACACCGCTACAGCGCTGTACAGCACTGCAAGTGATCGGAAAGTGTGCACAAGTTTTAGCGAAGAGATTTAAAGCGCCGCCGGTGACATCTGGTTTCGTCTGCTGACGTCAATCGCAATTCAAGACGATGGCAGACTacgttttttatacataaagcTTTGATGAACTTGTGCTCCAGAGAGATTACTCCTATTTTTGTTTGATATCAATTGACAGCCAATGGCAAGTGTCTTACTGCGAAACGCAGCACGTGTAAGATTACATGGACAGCTGAAGGATATTCGGATAGCTACGAGGACAAGCGTTGAGAGGTCTATCATGACGAGCCGGGCGAGACTCGAAAAGGTTTTGCAGGAGCTGGAGAAAAATCCTTATTATGATAAGTACGCACAGAAAATCGCGAAGCTGCAGCAAACTAGTCCGGATGAGTTTTTGCAACGCGTTGAGCAGCAGGAGACGAAAGTTCGCGAGAAGAAAGGTATATAACCTTCAAGTTTGTAAAGTTGCACATTcctgcaatattaattattttgattatttgaaAGGATCATTTATATTCCCCTTCcttatgattattatacattatgcctttttattttgatggaAATATAGTTTTATCTAGATATTGATAGTGTAGagtttttgcaaattttatgattacaaATTGTCAGCGatgcatattaaaaacattagtTCTAAGAGTCGGATTATTGTGTGATAAAGGTATTGAACATTACTGTTAAAGAGAAACGTGAGAAAGCTGCTAAGTTCTGTCAAACTGAGGCAAAGCCAGGTTTGGAATCCAGTGCGCAGGCAAAAGAACAGCGATTAGATAGCGTaatgaaaattgatttgatAAAAGATAAGTCAAAGGAAGAAATCATAGAAATATGGACCGAGTATCACAAGCAGAAGGACTGCATCTGTGGAACTATGACGCCTGAGCAGTATGATAAAATGTTTACACGCGGCAAACAATATTCTACCTTCCTCTTGCCATTACCGAGAGAGCAAGgttatgaatttataatgtGTCAATTCTATGGATCAGAAGTACACATGACACCTCTTTTGTGGTATCAGACGCATAAAGAGAACGCGCCTGAGTGTTTAACTATGATACATTACACCGAATtgaaagatgataaaaatgttgtacTCATGCGCGGAGAATTTGACACAAAATTGTTACAAGTACATGAAGCACAATGTCTAGCTAATGAATTACAGTTGTATTACTGCAATGATAACAAACAAAGATTGCAATTGCTTGAAACATTCACTCAGAAACCTAATGAATTTAAACACATGGATCTTATAGCTCAGTTAGAAACAATATCTCTAGaatcttgaagaaaaattaaaaactgttgtaatatattcattgttcttgaatatattcattatattttagtgatatgtatataaaaatagaaaaataaatatttgtgagATTAAATACCTGTATCTtgttttttctataaattcacaaatactatttttatttaacatattgttttaaataatcatatcTAAAGGGAACATAATATTGAagtatgttaattatattgatattataaagtttactttatatttatttttaaaaaaaacagtttttttgtaaggcaaaatatatgtttttcctcttcttaaatgttttgataaactttaattatccacataaaataataactgttaatttaaatttcagttaAACACATAACTCCAAAGTATCAGTCCTCAAAATCGTCAATATTTCCATTCCTGTTAAAAAACGTACGGTCATCATGGAGTCAAACAATAAAGAGGCAATATGTAAAAGATCTATctcaaaatatgtatattactacGCCTATTTTTTACGTAAACGCCGGTACgcaaaatattcttcaaattaaTAACTTCTCTCATTAATTATCATCCAATTATAGTAGttacaaatgttttatacattAGGTCCTCATATCGGACATTTGTACAGTGCGGTTCTGGCCGATGCTGTTGCTCGATATAACACTATGTTGGGTCACAAAACATTTTTGACCACTGGCACTGACGAACACGGCAACAAAATCAAAACTGCCGCGACCACGGCGGGCCTGCCGAATCTCGAATACTGCGATAAAATTTCACAGCAATTCCGGGAAATGTGTGATAGGTTTGAAGTGGATTACTCGCGTTTCATTAGAACCACAGAAAAGCAACATTGTGATGCAGTGCATCACTTTTGGGTTCATAGAAATAACTTTATCTCAATCTCTACACGTATACGTTTCTAACATCCTGATTCATGTTAGgtaatttaatgttttcagAACCGGTTAGAAGAAAGAGGACACATCTACTTGGGAAAGTATTCGGGATGGTATTGCGTATCGGACGAGGCATTCTTGTCTGACACGGAGTTGGTGGAGCAGAAAGATTCAATCGGTAAAGTAATTAAAGTTTCCGCTGAATCAGGGAACACGGCGGAATGGACGGAGGAGGAAAATTACAAATTCCGGCTTAGCGCATTTCAGGATGATCTCAAGTATTGGCTCAAAGATGGTATAAGAAGCGTGGAATCTTTAGTCTCTTCTTCTTTAATCGCTGCAAATCATGAACTCTGGATCTTTTGTAGAAAACACAGTGAGACCGGCGTTGTATCACAAAACGTTGTCCGAGTGGATAGAGGAAGGCACGTGTTTACAAGATTTGAGCGTTACTAGAATTAGAAATAAGGTGCCGTGGGCTCTGCCTTGCCCGCGCGATGAATCTCACTCCATATATGTGTGGATGGATGCTCTAGTAAATTACTTGACGGTCTTAGGATATCCAAATGAATCATTCAAAGAATTTTGGCCGCCCATTGTTCAAGTAAGCATCGGAATTCTTAGATAATACCTAAAAGAAAACAGACatgttaaagaaaagaaatatcgatACAGATAATTGGAAAAGATATCCTGAAATTCCACGGCGTCTATTGGCCAGCGTTTTTAATAGCCGCGGGACTTGAACCTCCAAAGACATTACTGTGTCATGCTCATTGGACCGTTGATCATCAGAAGATGTCGAAGTCGAAGGGAAACGTAATATCGCCTTTTAAAGCGGCGAACGATTATTCGGAAGAGGGATTGCGATACTTTATTTTGCGAGAAGCAGTGCCGCAGAATGATGCAAGTAAGACAAATACTCttacatatttgtaaaatttgtatcaTCTCTTTCCTAAGCTTACACAATCTTTTGCATTCCAGATTATAGTTCGACAAAAATTGTCAACACATTGAACTCGGAATTGGCGGACTCGTTGGGCAATCTGGTCAGTCGCTGCGCGGGTAAAGCGATCAATCCATCCAAAGAGTTTCCCGATCCGGCGAAATACTGGAACGTGTTGCGGTCACAGGCAGCCGACGAAATCAGGGAAGCTTTAGAGTCTGTGGGCAAAAAAGCGGGCGAGAGTTACGACGAGTACAATTTGCATCACGTTGTGGACGCGGTGATGAGTATGGTCCATTCCGCGAATAAAATGGTGGCGTATCACGAACCTTGGCAGCTGAGGAAGCGAGTCGATGACGCGGATTCGATCAACGAACTCAAAGCCGTGATCTCGCTTGCTCTGGAGAGTAGTAGAATAGCTGCCTTAATATTATATCCAATTGCACCGAGACTGAGCAGCGGTCTGCTCGATTTCTTGAATGTCCCAAAGGAGAATCGCATGTGGACGGACACTACGCCTGAATTCTTCAACAGCGGTAGAGCGAAAGAAAGGCAtatcgaaaataataatgtaatattgttcaagaaaattagaagtcaataaatatttagatatttctatattcttgTAGTTAGAATTTGCCTGGATATCCttgtgtattaattatatcgacAATAAAAGCAGCTTTTGCATCGTTTTCTGTACGTAGAAGCCTCAGAGCAATCAGAAAAAGTCAAATCATAGAAGTTGAACGCTTCAGTTACgcataaagtataatattttgagttataataaacaaatatttgaaatcttGCAGAAGAATCATTCGTCGGATTTATCGTTTTACGATAAGCTTAATCttcataatttcttttcaCATTTCGCTTCCCATGCAGGATGTGAGCTAGAGAAggaatcaataaaaaaagccACAGATCGAATACTCTTGTCGAAGTCTTAGTCTAATGTATTTACAGAGAACGGTCATTCGAATATATCAGTAGTATACATCAACATTGCGCACGTGTCGTGCCGGCTAGAGAGCTCTACGTCGTTCCTTCAGCCATTTCGTTTCCACAGCAACAATATGCATTCGTGTACGCCGGtagttttctctctttctcgttctctttctctcatacCGGATCGCAATGCGCTTTGTATCGTAGATATAGATGTACCAAGGAAGCTCGACGGATCCTCACGAATGCCAAACTGGCTCGTGACTACTTCCTTCCGCTTGGATATGTAATGCAGAATTGAGTTTAGATTCGACGGGTGCTCGATTCCGCTAGTTTACCCGATGAGCGCGCCCATAAGTCGAGATCTCCGCGCCCCCGCGAGCATCTCT
The nucleotide sequence above comes from Linepithema humile isolate Giens D197 chromosome 4, Lhum_UNIL_v1.0, whole genome shotgun sequence. Encoded proteins:
- the LOC105672449 gene encoding ATP synthase mitochondrial F1 complex assembly factor 1; translated protein: MASVLLRNAARVRLHGQLKDIRIATRTSVERSIMTSRARLEKVLQELEKNPYYDKYAQKIAKLQQTSPDEFLQRVEQQETKVREKKEKREKAAKFCQTEAKPGLESSAQAKEQRLDSVMKIDLIKDKSKEEIIEIWTEYHKQKDCICGTMTPEQYDKMFTRGKQYSTFLLPLPREQGYEFIMCQFYGSEVHMTPLLWYQTHKENAPECLTMIHYTELKDDKNVVLMRGEFDTKLLQVHEAQCLANELQLYYCNDNKQRLQLLETFTQKPNEFKHMDLIAQLETISLES
- the MetRS-m gene encoding methionine--tRNA ligase, mitochondrial, which codes for MFYTLGPHIGHLYSAVLADAVARYNTMLGHKTFLTTGTDEHGNKIKTAATTAGLPNLEYCDKISQQFREMCDRFEVDYSRFIRTTEKQHCDAVHHFWNRLEERGHIYLGKYSGWYCVSDEAFLSDTELVEQKDSIGKVIKVSAESGNTAEWTEEENYKFRLSAFQDDLKYWLKDENTVRPALYHKTLSEWIEEGTCLQDLSVTRIRNKVPWALPCPRDESHSIYVWMDALVNYLTVLGYPNESFKEFWPPIVQIIGKDILKFHGVYWPAFLIAAGLEPPKTLLCHAHWTVDHQKMSKSKGNVISPFKAANDYSEEGLRYFILREAVPQNDANYSSTKIVNTLNSELADSLGNLVSRCAGKAINPSKEFPDPAKYWNVLRSQAADEIREALESVGKKAGESYDEYNLHHVVDAVMSMVHSANKMVAYHEPWQLRKRVDDADSINELKAVISLALESSRIAALILYPIAPRLSSGLLDFLNVPKENRMWTDTTPEFFNSGRAKERHIENNNVILFKKIRSQ